A stretch of DNA from Mycobacterium senriense:
CCGTCACGTTGCTGACGAAATCATCAACGCCTTTTCCCGAGCCGTTTGCGTTGTAGTCCAGCGTGTAACCGGGGCAGGCACGGACATACGCATAGACGAATTGCGATATCGCGTTCTCTTGCGCGGTCGCGCCGCTGGCGTGCAGGACCTTCTTGCCGCCGCACTGCACCGCCGACGCCGAGGTGCCGGAATCGCCGCCGCACCCCGATACCACCAGTGCGCACGCGGTCAGCAGGCTGAGCGTGCTCACACCTCGGTTGAATCTCACGGAACTCCTCTGAAGATTCTCCGGACCCAATACTCACTCTGCCACCGAAGCGGACCGTAGCGGCGCGCTTCGCTACCCGATGCGTAGCGGTTACCGAACTAGTGAACAAACCGTGAATCTACAAACGTAGCTGTACAAAATTTGTAGAGCTGAGAGCTCGATGAGTAGCACCTTGGAAGATTGACAGAGTCTGAACTGAGCCCCGGCGTGGGCAGTCCGGACACCAGTACCATCGGCCCTAGATGGACCGTTTACAGCTCAAAGCAGAAACCGATGCCATGGGTGCCGATGCCGCCGTTCCGGTGATCGAAGCAGTGAATCTCACCCTGGGCTTCGGCGGCAAAACCGTGCTCGAGGACGTGAGCCTGACATTTCCCGCGCGCGCGGTCACCTCTCTGCTCGGCCCGACGGGCTCGGGCAAGACGACCTTCTTGCGCACCCTGAACCGGATGAACGACAAGGTCTCCGGGTACCGCCACGAGGGCGACGTTCTGCTTGGCGGACGCAGCATCTTCAAAGACCGCGACCTCATGGAGTTTCGCCGCAGGGTCGGCATGCTGTTCCAGCGCCCCAATCCGTTTCCGATGTCGATCATCGACAACGTGCTCGCCGGCGTGCGTGCCCACAAATTGGTGCCGCGAAAGGAATTCCGGGCGGTCGCCGAGGCCCGGCTCACCGAGGTCGGCCTCTGGGATGCGGTCAAGGACCGGCTCGGTGATTCGCCGTTCCGGCTCTCCGGCGGTCAGCAGCAGTTGTTGTGCCTGGCCCGCACGCTCGCGGTGAACCCAGAGGTGCTGCTGCTCGACGAGCCCACCTCCTCGCTGGACCCGGCCACCACCGAGAACATCGAAGGCCTCATCCGATCGCTCGCCAGCCACCTGACCGTGGTCATGGTGACCCATGACCTCGCCCAGGCCGCCCGGATCGGTGACCGGACGGCCCTGTTCTTCGACGGCAGGCTGGTCGAGGAGGGGCCCACCGAACAGCTCTTCCTGTCGCCGAAGCATGCAGAAACCGTCCGCTACGTATCCGGACTGTTCGGCGACCGCAGGCTCCTCGGCGTCGTCGTCGGGGCGGACAGCGCCACCTGAGGGAGCGACACAAAAGAGAAGGGCAAGGACCGTGAAAAATCGTTTGCGAATGTTGTTGGCTCTTTCCGCCACCGTGCCACTGGTCCTGTCCGCGGCCGCCTGCGGTTCGAACAAAACGGGCGGTCAATCGAGCCCCGGCGCCGGCAACGGTAGCC
This window harbors:
- a CDS encoding ATP-binding cassette domain-containing protein; protein product: MDRLQLKAETDAMGADAAVPVIEAVNLTLGFGGKTVLEDVSLTFPARAVTSLLGPTGSGKTTFLRTLNRMNDKVSGYRHEGDVLLGGRSIFKDRDLMEFRRRVGMLFQRPNPFPMSIIDNVLAGVRAHKLVPRKEFRAVAEARLTEVGLWDAVKDRLGDSPFRLSGGQQQLLCLARTLAVNPEVLLLDEPTSSLDPATTENIEGLIRSLASHLTVVMVTHDLAQAARIGDRTALFFDGRLVEEGPTEQLFLSPKHAETVRYVSGLFGDRRLLGVVVGADSAT